The sequence below is a genomic window from Pseudorca crassidens isolate mPseCra1 chromosome 20, mPseCra1.hap1, whole genome shotgun sequence.
CATTCACGCCTTTTCTCCCTGCTCGGCCCTTTCCATTTTGGGAGCCCCCATCTGTCCCTGCCCATACACAGTGTGACCCCAGCTCTGCCTCATGCCCTCGTTTTGGGCCTCACACCACTCTGCAGTAAGGCTTCACACTTGCCCCAGTCCTACCGGTGGGCTCCTGCGGCCATGGACCTGCTATTTGGGCGCCGGAAGACGCCGGAGGAGCTGCTGCGGCAGAACCAGCGCGCCCTGAACCGCGCCATGCGAGAGCTGGACCGTGAGCGACAGAAGCTAGAGACCCAGGAGAAGAAAATCATTGCAGACATCAAGAAAATGGCCAAGCAGGGCCAGATGGTAAGCTCGATTGGGCACAGCCTGGGACACAGGCCAGTGCTGTTGCTTGTTCACACACTGGGGCTGCAGCAAACTGGACATGCTGAGCACCAACAGGGAGGTGCTTCTAGGGAAATGAAGGGTTGAGTGGGGCTTTCCCTAGTTTCAGGGTCCAAAAGGCTGCCTCTGTGGAGGTGGTAACAGAGCCAAACGTTGAGTAAGGAAGAGAGTGAGCCCGTGAAAATCCAAGTGGCAAGTGTGTCAGATAGAACAGCAAGTGTGTCAGATGGAAGAGCAGATGCTCCATGAGAGAGTGATGGGTGAGCTCAGAGGAGTGGATGTGGGCCAGACCACTTGGAATCGTGGGCCACAGTGGGAGCCCACGTGGCATGGGATGCACTGGCCCTGGGGGCCAGTGAGCAGAGAGATGGGCACAGCCTGAACCGCTGGGGAGCAGCACCTTTGATGGGCAACAGAGTTTTGGCCTGAGCAGCTGGGTTGAGGCGCCATTTCCTGGGATGGGCAAAGCAAGGAAGAGCTCTGGGGAGGAAGTGAAAAGGTGAGGTTTGGAAGTGTTCGTGTGTGAATCAGGATCCTGTACTTGAGGTGAGGGCCTGTGTGAGGTGGAGGGAGACACACATTCTTTGGCCAGGAGAGAAATTCAGGAATGGGTGTTGACTCTATAGACATGGAGAGAAAAGGACCCCTCAAGGGTGGCCCCACCTTTCTTCCTCTCATTTCTGGAGCAGAGATGAGAAGGCCGCAGAGGAGTCTGTGCAGTGGTGACCCAAGAGGCATGAGGGCGAGAGGGAACAGTGGCCAGTGGGAGCAGGCACATAGGAGCCCCTGAAAGCCTCAGTGGGCATGGTGGAGTGGCAGTGAGCACACTCCCAAGGCTGGCTCCCTGCCACCTCTGTCCCCTCGCAGGACGCTGTGCGTATCATGGCAAGAGACCTGGTGCGCACAAGGCGGTACGTGCGCAAGTTTGTGTTGATGCGGGCCAACATCCAAGCTGTGTCCCTCAAGATCCAGACACTCAAGTCTAACAACTCAATGGCACAAGCCATGAAGGGCGTCACCAAGGCCATGGGCACCATGAACAGACAGGTGCGCCTCTCCCGATCCCCCTCCCTACCCCTGCTAACCTCAGGGGCCAGACTCACCCTCCTCCCACTTCCAGCTGAAGTTGCCCCAGATCCAGAAGATCATGATGGAGTTCGAGCGGCAGGCGGAGATTATGGACATGAAGGAGGAGATGATGAACGATGCCATTGACGATGCCATGGGTGACGAGGACGATGAAGAGGAGAGGTTTGgagacaggaggcaggagggtggggacAGAGGGGATGCCTGGCCCTCCGGGTGCCTGGCCctcatagttcttttttttttacctagtGACGCTGTTGTAGCCCAGGTCCTGGACGAGCTGGGGTTGAGCCTGACCGATGAGCTGTCAAGTGAGTGTCGAGACCCTGGGCCCTGTCCTGCGCGCAGCTCAGCCATCGCGcagaccctccctctcccagcatTACTCCTTCCAGCAGGGGCTCTCTTCCTAACCCCCCTTCTCTGCAGACCTCCCCTCCACTGGAGGCTCCCTCAGTGTGGCTGCCAGTGGGAAGAAAGCAGAGGCTGCAGCCTCCGCCCTAGTCGATGCAGACGCAGACCTGGAGGAGCGGCTCAAAAACCTTCGAAGGGACTGACTGCACACACAACACACCCCCGTGCCACCCTAGGGAGCCAGCGGAGGGCCCAGCATTTTCATTGTACCTTCTGCAATAAAAGAAGTTGGCCACTAGTCTTGGGCCTGTGTGAGTGGCCTGATGTGAGCCAGGCTGGGAGTCTGGTGACAGGGCTGACAGGAATTGCTCAGGCAGGGCTTGGTCATGTGTGCCACATTAGCTGGGGTATAAGACAGAGGGCTGGAGGTTTTCTCGTTTTGGCGGGAGTGGACAGACCAAGCCCACCCGTCTTCAGGGCTTGGGATGTGAAAATGAGCAGCAGACACTGGCCCAGCACCCCCAAGAAGGCAGGCTCCCCAGACATCCTGGTAGCATCCCAGGAGTGCAGGCCTGTCCCCCAGGGATACACTGCCCAACTCCGCTTAGCCCAGCCCACCCAGCTCACTTTGATGAGCTGGTTGCGAGAAACAGTTCCAAGCCAGTCCAGGAAGCTCTCGGGGAGAATGAGCTGCCGTGCAGCACCTACCTGGGGATTCACCCTGCCTGCCCACAGGTTAGCCTGGGTCTGCCTACCTACCGGGTGACCCTCCTACCCACCAGACACTCCCCAGATCGCAAAGGGCCCAGGAGGGATGCTGCTCCCCGCTCCCTGGACACCCAGGTGGCCGGAGACAAGTGCCCCACCCCCATCTGGCCCAACAGGGTTTGGTGAGGGATCGGTAACAGCCAGAGACCAGGCCCCCAGGACCACTGCCCCCACCAACCAAGGCCTGAGTAACGGGTGAAGTTTTTATTAAATCCACAGAAGTAAAAACCATATTGTGAGGGGCTGGGGTATGGGCCACCAAGGAGTGGGAACCAGGCCAccggaggaaggaggagaggagagaggagagggggtgACAGGACAGAACAGAGAACAGAGCCAGGTTGGAGCGGCTCGGGGGCTGCCCAGCCTCAGGGGCCATCACCAGGGCCACTGGACAGGTCCTGGGCGCTCAGGCCAGCAccaggcaggctcagcggcggGGGCTCCACCAGAACAGCGGAGAACTTGGTGTCACCAAAGGCTTCGTTCATGCGAGTCTCAAAGAAGCGCTGCAGGCCAATGATGGACTGCACATCGGCCTTGTCCTGCCGGGCAAATTACAGTGGATGGGTCCTAGGTCGCCCACCtctctgcccccagcctcccctccccaacccatccccaccccaacaGGCTCACCTCTGTCAGCTTGTTGAACTGCTTGAACATGCGGCCCACATCCTGGGCAAACTCCTGGGGGGAGCTGTAGGGGGGTGACAACTTCTCCTGGAGACGGGCTCGAATCAGCGTCAAGTCCAGGGTGCCGCCGGGCTGATCCTTCGAGCAGAGGCCACAGGCTGAAGGTGAGGCCAAACAGCCCCtgcacctcccaccctcccaagtCCCAGAACTCACCAGGGAGAAGGTGGAGTCAGTAGCCAGCTGGTGCAGGGGCCGGCAGGGCTCATGGCAGAAGAGGGCCAGCAGGACGCGCTCACACTTCTGCAGGCGTTACATGAACATCAGAGTCATAGGGGACTTGGGGTGCTGCTGACCAAACCAAGGGAGTGGGCCCCACCCTCACCTGCTGGTTGGCTGGCGAGAGCTTGGCCACCACACCAGTGCTGTCACCCCCATCCAGGTTTAGGCTGCCATCCTCCTCCTTCAGGTCGGGTAGCACGTGGCAGAGAGAGCAGCTCCACTCCTCCCTAGAGGAAACAGACCGTGAGGGGCTGCACGGGACCTGGCCCAGCCCTCCGCCCTACAGACCCCGCACAGCCTCGCACCCTGGCACATCCTGCAGGGCAGGCAGGTGGCAGTCCAGGTGGAAGCAGAACTCGCACTGGTTGCACATGACCAGGTCGCCTGGCTTCTGGCAGACACGGCAGATGGTGGCACTGTCATCCAGGGCACCTGGGCCACCAGCTGGGGCTGAGGTGCCCTCAGGGGCCACCACCTCCAGGCCTGAGCTGGTGCTGCCACTGGGTGAAGCCAGGCGGGGGCCCTCGGCGCCGGGGCCCTCGGCCAGGGCCATCAACACAGGTTTGGTCTCGGGGCCCTCAGTGGCGGCAGGCGGGGCCCCAATGGcagcctctgtttcttcctccTGTGAGGAGGTGAGGGGTGTTCAGAGGGGTGCCGGCCTGGGCAGTAGATCCTCATCTCCCAGCCACAGTCACTTGGGCAGGCTCACCTTGACGATGGCCATGCCAGGCAGGGGCGGAGCGCCAGGGGCCCCTGGGGGCGCAGTCCCAGGCTGTCCAGCTGCAACAGCTGCAGCACCTCGCTCAATGACGATGAGGTTGTAATCCTCAGTGGTGCTGCCTGGGAAGACCTTGAAGACTGGTGGCTGGCTGTCAGCCGTGAGATCCAAGTCCAGGCGTTCGAGGCTCACCCGTGGCACCTTACGCATGAGGCCACTCACCTCACCATCACTTGAGCGGGACCTGTGGGCGCGGCTTGGTGTGAGCGCCCCACCCCTATGGCCACCCTGTCCCTATAACCACCAAAGGGCAGCCACACTCACCGCTTCACCCCTGACACGTGGGGCTCTGCACTCGAGTAAGGGTCATCTGCTCAGAACACAGAAAACAGGTTGGGGTGGACATAGGGCACTGCAGCTCTCCCACCTACTGGGGGGGCAGAATCACTCACCTGACCCGAAGCCATAGCCTTCCTGCACCTCCATAGGCTGTGGGCAGAGCAAGTGGACCTCAGTGGACAGGTATCCCACAGGACCCCGTGCCTCTTTCCTCCCACTATGGTCCCCTCCCTGGCTCACCTGGCTGCTGCCAGAGCCCTGCTTGCTCAAAGGCCCTGGAGCCCGAGGAGGGGCCATGGGTACAGGGCCTGTGGAGTTGGTGCCAGGACGTTCTGCCACGATCTTGCCTGCagtaaagaagtaaaacagtGTAAGAAAGTGAGTGCAGTGCCTGGGATGGCAGGGTgcagcaagagaaagacaaaaacccacCAAAGGCCTCTGCACTCTTGGTCCAGGCATTGAGGTCCCACTGGAACTTCATCTCACCGTGTGGCTCCACAGGGTCCACGATCATCTTGAGGGCCCGGTGCAGCTGGAAGTAGATCTGGGGGTGGGCAGTACATGAGCACACGGGCAGTGAACAGGGCTCCAGGGTCTTGGGAGGTGCCTACCTGGAACCCACCACCTGGGTGCCCACCAGCACACACCAGCTTCTTGGAGAGTAGCAGAGCAGTGTTGTTGTCACTTTCCAGAGCCCATGAGGCAAAGCGCAGGATGTGTTCCTGGTGCTTCTGGATCTTGGTCATGGTCCAGTGCTGGCGCTCCAGGCGCTCCTGCTGCCCCTCAGTCACCTTCTGCAGGTGGAGAGCAGATGGGGTCAGGGAGGACAAAGCACCAGAACCTCTCCCCACCCAAGGAGGGCATCAGCAGCCAGCAGAGGGCGCCAAACCCCAGGACGATTCCACCTGAGGTAGAGTGAGCTGCCAACAGAGAAGGACCACGCAGCGGGTACCTGGGCGTCGTTAACCAGCACACGGCCCCGCTTGTTCAGTTCCTTCATGATCTGCAGGATGGCCATCTTAACGTCCACCTGCACGCGCTTCTGTACGTCAGACACTTGGCGGATCCTGGGTAGCAGAGTGGGTGAGGTCAGGGCCACTCAGGCAGGTGCTCACCCAgagccaccccaccccccgccccagcacAGCACAGGCACCCACACTTACGAGCTGCGAACCTCCTTGGTGTTCTTCTGCAATGTCGCATGCTTGTCCCCGAGGCGCTTCACCAGTGAGGCCAGGAGCTTGCGCTGGTTCCTCACAGCATCCTCCAGGAACTGGTACCTGAGGGCAGATAGAGGTGGGCCCGGGCGCCCAGCACAGGAACAGGCAGCACCCACCCACCAAGCCTCAGGACTCACTGGTGGTCCTTGTGGGCGTTGAGCTGGCAGTCCCGGCAGGTGAGGGTGTCGCAACTCTCGCAAAACAGCACAAGGGGCTCGTGCTTGTGCACGTTGCAATACACCGTGCGCTCACCGTCCCTCGACTTGGCTGGTCCTGGGGAATGGGATCTATGAAGCGGGAGCTCATCCTCACCACCTCCAGCTCGAGGAGCGGACAGAGATCAGGGCCTCACTTCCTGCCTGTCCTGCAACCCTGGGCTATCTGCCGGAAGGACCCAGAGGGCCTACAGCAGTGGACAGGGAGGAGCAGAGATCCTTGCTCTCAAAACCCTCTGCCCTCAGCCTGACCGAGAGGGTCACACCCCTCTCCTTTCAGCTTCTGGAGGTGACAGCTTGACGTAGACTGACGGCCTCTGCCAGGAGAGACCTCCCcgctgttccctctgctgaaACCTCCTCCAGGTGGACACTCAAGAAAGCTCCTCCACCTCTGAAGCCCTGCCCCCATCCGCCACTGGGCTCCCTTTCTCCTCCGCTCACAGAAGATTCTGTCCAGCAGGGGAGGGGATTCTGGCTACTGTGGCATCCCAGCACACACAACATTTGCTTTCTGGCTCAGACAAAAAGCAAATCAGGGCTTAAAGAGACCGTCAGATACATTTTCCTCATAAGCCATGCCTGGTGACCTCCCCTCTCGTCTCTGCTAAAAGGAGACCACACCATCTTAACGACCCACGGGGGAACCTGCAAAGCCTTCTCAGGCTGGAGAGATACGATATCAGACCAGGACCCTCAGAGAGGCGTCAGGCCCCTGTGCTGGGACAAAGGTCCTACGGCTCAGAGCAACACTCCCCAAAGACTAATACACCACGTTgaccccccagccctccccagagGCTGTTGCCACTAGAAAACGGAGAACAtccatccttctttcctccccaatCCCTATCATGTCTCGTTACCACACCAACCCAGCGTGAGACATAGGAACATTTCGATACAAATAAACCGAGCCTCAGCTCCTCTAAATATTGCCCGCTCTTGCACCCTGACTCTTGCCTGGAACCCAGGACCCCCTGGAGACCCCTGCCCTTCTCTCCTGGCTCCTCATGCCCCACAGGAACCATCTCTACCCAAGTTTTCCCATCAAAACTGTCCTCTGGGCTGGTGCAGCCACAGTGACTACCAAAACGCCACTCATGGGGAGTCCTGGGCCAAACACCAAGCGCAAGCCCCTCTCCATAGCACTTCCAACACACTCACAGAAAAATCTGGAAATACCAAGCTAGGCTGTGAAACACCTGTGACCCAATGATAAGAACACTTCCAGCACTCACTGGTCAGTGATAGTCTGATGACTCTACCAACTTGTTAAGACACAAGGCCCAAAGATCTCACTTTCCCCTACAGAGGCTTAAAACAGGTGCCAGGGAACCTCTGGTCCAGGAGGTCCCTCACATCATTCCCCCAACACCCTGCATTTCCCTATCCATACATGCGGATCTCTCTACCATTGGAGGCCTATCCCCTGCCTAGGGGGGTTCCCTGATGAGCTTCCTCAAGCCCTCTATACACCCCCTGCGGCACCATGAGATCCCCTGTGAActccccccactccctgcctGTGGCTTTTCCCCTGCCACTGGACCTGCAGAGACTGCCCACCAGAGCCCCAGCCTCCCCCTTTTTGAGTTCTGCCCTCAGGCCCTTCAGTTGGTACCCTGTAGAGAAACTCCCTGAGATCCTTCCACCATCTACAACTACCATCATAAGCAACTGAAGGCATAGAGAGGAGAACAGCAAGGGCAGCCCCCTGCACGTTGCGTACCAGTGGAACGCACAGTGTGGTCCTTGGTGTACTTCACCCGCTGGTGTGCCTCCACACACGTCTCACACAGCGGCTCAGAGCACTCCACACAGTAACTGGTGGCCGGGGCATTATCCTCACAGCTAGTGCAGCACTGCTGAGCAAAGGCAGAGTCAGAAGAGACAGAACCACCAAAGAAATCTGCATTTAGAACCAAGAAATACGACATGAAGAAAGGTGGGGGCCTTACTTAGCCTAGACAACCTGCCCTAAGCTTTCTACTACGGGGACAGTAAAGCCTGGAGCTGGTACCACGCTCTGGTCTAGTGACCCCTACTCATGGCCAGAGACCTCCTGGGGGTTGCTTGGGCGAGACATACCTGATTCGCATCCTGGGAATCGGTGGCAGCCTTGCTGCCACTGTCGCGCATGAAGTAATTCTCCACAATATCTTTGGAGAAACACTGCTGCTTACATACTGGACAGTCCACCACTACGAAAAACACGAAGAAACAAAACCATCGCATGGTGAGCGCATCCCCCCACTGGGCCCCAAACTCCATCCCCTGCCGAGCCGAGACGACCCTCCCCTCCCGGAGGAAGAACCAAACCCTTCTTTTACCGAACTTTAAACAGTCGCCCCATCTCAGTACCCGGGACACAGCCCACTGCCCACACACATTCCGGCCACTCTTCGGGTCCCCATCCTCTCGCCCAGGCGACTCCCGCCATCGTCACGCTGGGAACCGACCCCCAGTCCCCGAGCCTCAAAGGGATCAAAGgctgcggggtgggggaggggccgcCCCCGGCCCCACCGCACTCACCAGCGCCGTCGCCCGCCGCACCTCCGTCCCCTGAGCTGTTGGCGGCGGCAGGCGCCGCGGGCCCGAGGCAGGCGCTGCAGGCCGAGTGCAGGCAGGGTAACAGGCGCGGTTCCCTCTCGGGCCGCAGGCGCTCCCGGCACACGCCGCAGTGCTCCAGCAGTTCCAGCGCCTCGCCGCCGCCCCCCGCGGGCGACGATGCCGATGCGGACGCCGCCGCCGAGGCAGAAGCCGAGGCCGTGGCCGAGGAGGCGGCGACGCGCTTCTCGGCGCCCGCCGAGCCCTCTCCCGGGCCCGGGCTGCCTGAGgcagccgctgccgccgccgaggccgccgccgccgagGCCGCCATTCACACGCCGCCGGGGGCGCCCAGGGGGGGAGGAGGGGCGCGGGGCCCGCCGCGCAGGCGCAGACGCGCTCGCCGCCAACGGCTGGGCCGCTGCCGCCGCGAGGCCTAGCGCCGCCACGCGCCGCCTAGGTCGCCGCCCGCTGCGCGCGGGGCGCTGCCGAG
It includes:
- the CHMP2A gene encoding charged multivesicular body protein 2a isoform X2, with the protein product MDLLFGRRKTPEELLRQNQRALNRAMRELDRERQKLETQEKKIIADIKKMAKQGQMDAVRIMARDLVRTRRYVRKFVLMRANIQAVSLKIQTLKSNNSMAQAMKGVTKAMGTMNRQLKLPQIQKIMMEFERQAEIMDMKEEMMNDAIDDAMGDEDDEEESDAVVAQVLDELGLSLTDELSNLPSTGGSLSVAASGKKAEAAASALVDADADLEERLKNLRRD
- the TRIM28 gene encoding transcription intermediary factor 1-beta yields the protein MAASAAAASAAAAAASGSPGPGEGSAGAEKRVAASSATASASASAAASASASSPAGGGGEALELLEHCGVCRERLRPEREPRLLPCLHSACSACLGPAAPAAANSSGDGGAAGDGAVVDCPVCKQQCFSKDIVENYFMRDSGSKAATDSQDANQCCTSCEDNAPATSYCVECSEPLCETCVEAHQRVKYTKDHTVRSTGPAKSRDGERTVYCNVHKHEPLVLFCESCDTLTCRDCQLNAHKDHQYQFLEDAVRNQRKLLASLVKRLGDKHATLQKNTKEVRSSIRQVSDVQKRVQVDVKMAILQIMKELNKRGRVLVNDAQKVTEGQQERLERQHWTMTKIQKHQEHILRFASWALESDNNTALLLSKKLIYFQLHRALKMIVDPVEPHGEMKFQWDLNAWTKSAEAFGKIVAERPGTNSTGPVPMAPPRAPGPLSKQGSGSSQPMEVQEGYGFGSDDPYSSAEPHVSGVKRSRSSDGEVSGLMRKVPRVSLERLDLDLTADSQPPVFKVFPGSTTEDYNLIVIERGAAAVAAGQPGTAPPGAPGAPPLPGMAIVKEEETEAAIGAPPAATEGPETKPVLMALAEGPGAEGPRLASPSGSTSSGLEVVAPEGTSAPAGGPGALDDSATICRVCQKPGDLVMCNQCEFCFHLDCHLPALQDVPGEEWSCSLCHVLPDLKEEDGSLNLDGGDSTGVVAKLSPANQQKCERVLLALFCHEPCRPLHQLATDSTFSLDQPGGTLDLTLIRARLQEKLSPPYSSPQEFAQDVGRMFKQFNKLTEDKADVQSIIGLQRFFETRMNEAFGDTKFSAVLVEPPPLSLPGAGLSAQDLSSGPGDGP
- the CHMP2A gene encoding charged multivesicular body protein 2a isoform X1, which produces MRLGPVWSPARAHARCCPRPAFRAPAGRVTSGGLIRKRRRPPTRQNRGSVGGRSGAPSEKSVTRKRKRVPVATPSYRWAPAAMDLLFGRRKTPEELLRQNQRALNRAMRELDRERQKLETQEKKIIADIKKMAKQGQMDAVRIMARDLVRTRRYVRKFVLMRANIQAVSLKIQTLKSNNSMAQAMKGVTKAMGTMNRQLKLPQIQKIMMEFERQAEIMDMKEEMMNDAIDDAMGDEDDEEESDAVVAQVLDELGLSLTDELSNLPSTGGSLSVAASGKKAEAAASALVDADADLEERLKNLRRD